Genomic window (Spiroplasma sabaudiense Ar-1343):
TAATTATTAATTTCATTATCTTGTAAAACTAAGTCCTGCAAATTTCTTATTTTAGTGGACGACAAAAAGTTATTGGAAAAACTAAAAACTTCTAAATTATATTTTTTAACAATCGTCTTATTATAGCTGCTACTTCTTAAGAATACCTTGAAATTAATTAATTTAATTAATTTATCAAAATGGTCCCAACTTTCAAATTCATCTAACTGATCGCTTCCCATAATAAATGAAAAATCGTAATTTGGATACTCTTCTTTAATGGCGGCAATTGTTTCAAAAGTATAACTACGACATTGTTTTTCAATTTCATATTTATTAATTTTGATAAAATCAAATTTTTTGCAAACGATATCTAGCATTTCCAACCGCTCTGCAACCGAGGAATTCACTTTTGTTTTAAAGGGGTTTAAATATGTGGGAATCATCCAGACTTCTTCAAAGCCAAGGTTTTCAAAACACGACTTTGCAATATTAACATGGTCTGTGTGAACCGGGTCAAACGATCCTCCAAATAAAGCAATTTTGCGCATAAATACCTCTTCTATTTTTTTGTTAAGAAATCAGCTCCATTTTGCACCTCAACTTTACTTAAATCTAAATAATCTCACTGCCTTAGAACCTCATAGGTTGCAATCCCAACTGTGTTGGCAATATTCAAGCTTCTTCCGGTTGCCACCATTGGAATTCGAAAAACCTGCTCAAGATTTTCTTGCAAAATAATTTTTGGAATTCCTGTTGATTCTTTCCCAAACATCAAAAAGATTTCTTCATTAATTTCTTGAAAATTAAAGTCACTTAAAGGTTTTTGTCCATAACGACTTAGGCAAAATGGTTTCACATTGGGACGCTGTGTTATAAAGTCGTCTCAGTTATCATATTTAAAATATTCAACCCCTTCAAATGTATTTGCACTACTGCGAGCAAAATTTCTCTTATCAAAAATAAAGCCAAAAGGCTCAATTAAATGCAAAACTGAATTTGTTAATGAAGCTGTACGAAAAATAGCTCCAACATTGTCTGCGATTTCTGGTTCAAAAAGTATAATATTAATTTTGCGACTCATTTTGCCTCCTGATTATTTTATTTTTTTCATCGATCCTACATAATTATTTCTAAAGTAGCTTTGTCATTCAGCTTGCGATTTATAGTTTTTTGGGGCATTCATAATATATCCAATATCAAACATTTGATCATAGCGATTTTCTTCTTGAAAATTTAGAGCTCTAAAAAACATTAACACGTCTTCAATGTCCATTTCACCTCGTGATAATAATAATCCAGTTTTATCAAGTAGTCCAGCCTCTTTAAACTGAGGATGATAATCGGGGTAGTATCGAAATAAATTTTCTAAATGAACATAAATATTAACTGATACAATTTTATATTTTGATTGTAAGTTATTAAAAAATTGGTCTTTTTTCATAAAATTCTCCTTTTTTGCTAGTTTGTTAAAAACTGTTTTAATTTTGAGCATGCAACTGATCGATGAGAGTAAAGATTTTTTTCTTCAAGTCTCATTTGGGCAAAACTCTTTTGTTGGCCGTTTGGTTTAAAAATCGGATCATATCCAAACCCAAATTCTCCAATTTGTTGTGGCAAGATTTCACCTTCTACCTCACCTCGAAAAGTTTTTTGAAGGGCTAACTTTGAATCGTAATAAGCAATTACTGTAATAAACCTGGCTTGTCTTTGTGACATATCAACCAAATTATTTTCTCTCATTTTTTGTAAAAGTTTTTCATTAATAATTTTCCAGTCTTTAATTGGGTCAGCTCATCGAGCCGAATGTACTCCTGGAAAACCCTGCAAACTGTCAATTTGCAATCCTGAGTCATCAGCGATTACTGGTTCATTAATTATTGAACTCAAAGTCTGAGCCTTAAATAAAGCATTTTCTTCAAAAGTTAAAAAATCCTCTGGTATTTCGATTGGGGTTGGTAAGTCAAGTAATGATTTAATCTGATACTGGGGTAACAAATTTTTAAAATCTTCAATCTTACCAGAATTTTGAGTTGCGACTCAGATTGTCTTTTTCACAATGACTCCTTAAAAAATAGTATAATATAATAATAACATATTTAAATATTAAATTAAGGGGGTAAATTATGAAAAAGATTGTATTTTTGGAACTTGGTTTAACAAATTCAACTTATTTGGAAAATAATTTGTTCGTGAAAAAAAGCAATTTTATTGTTGATAATTTTTTAGATCGCAAGAATGAATATCAGGTTTTGAAAGAAATCAAAGCCAATCCACAAAATTTTTTGTTGACTCCTGTAGAATTTGGAATTAAAAATGGATTATTTGTAAGTAAATTTGATTATTTTCAAGAAGCTCAAACTTTTGAGCAACTCCCAATTAATGATGAAGCAATTTCAAAAGTTGTTGATGCCTTGCAAAAATTACACCAATTACCCGCAGATAATCCCAAAATTAAAACATTTAACTTTAAAAAAATGATGAGTTTTTTTGAAAAAAATACTCATGAAGTAATATATGATGTAACTGAATTTCGCCCAACTATTGATATTTTTTTGGAAACTAATTTAATTGAAAAATGTGTTTTAACCCACAATGATTTGGTTCCTGGAAATTTTTTGTTTATTGATGAGGAATTAAAAATTATTGACTACGATTATATGTGCTACAATGATCCCCTTTTTGACTTAGCAAGTTTCATTAGCGAAACCTTAAAGCAAAACCCCATTTGAACCCGTCAATTTTTAAAACCATTTAATTTAAGCGTCATTGATTTTAAAAAACTGACAAACTATATTTTTTACCAAAACTACTTATGATTGTATTGATCTATGTATATGCTCGAACGAACTAAAAATGAAGTTTTTCGAAAAATTGCTGATGAAAAGTACCAACAACTTAAAAATACTAAGATTACTTAGTATTTTTTTTGTTTTTTTTCTCTGCTTTTTGTTTTTCTAGTTCTTCTAAAATTTGTTCTCTTTGAAGTTGCTCTTTTTTTCGTAACTCTTCTTTAATTAAAATTTCTTGATCTAATTTTTGTTTTAATTCACTTTGAAAAGCCAATAATTCCTTCTGATCTAATTCTTTTTTAGTTAATTTAGCCTCATAGCGGCGCATTTTCAACAACTGTTTATTGGGAATCGGCTCATTGTTTTTAAATGCTTCAAACATTATTTGGTGATTTTCACGAATTTTATTTTCTTTATTTCTTGCAAAAGCTGTCAGCATAGTTCCTAGAACAGCTGATAAAAATAATCCAACCACTGCCAAAATAATTTTCAAAAATCACTCCACAGGAGTGCTACCCAATCATAAACCATTGTAGATAAAAGAAGTTAATACCACGGAAGTAATTAATGCAAATGTAAAATTGTCTGAGCGGTGCCCTTTTAGAATAAAAATAATGGTGGTAGAAAAAATACTTCAAAAAATCACCAGCAAGCATGCCAATACGACTCACAACGATTTAGGATTTGCCAATTGATTGTAAAACGAAAAGTTGAATTCCTTACCCATTAAAAGCCAGACAAGCAATGCTGGAATAATAGCTTCAATAAACAATCATGCAAAAGAAATTATGAATGGAGTTCGGTCTGCGTTAAATTCATTCATAAAGTGCATATTTTTAATCCCTGCTTTTTTTTGCTCGTTTTCTTGCATAATCAAGCCTCCCAGTTGCTGAAATAATAATATCAAATTAAAATAAAAAAACCTAACATTAATGTTAGGTTTAAAATTTCTATAAATGGAGCGGGTGAAGGGAATCGAACCCTCACAGTCAGCTTGGAAGGCTGAAGTTCTACCATTAAACTACACCCGCATTAATAACCTTTGATATATTACAAGATTTTAAAAATAATGTCAATCGTTTTTAATAAAAAAGTTATTTTTTTTCAGATTTTAATCCATCAATGGCAATTTCTAAATAGTCAATGATTTCTTGAGAGGTTTTTTGGTAATCTGATAGCCGATATTCAAACCATTTTACTCCGCTAAGTTGGTTTTTAAATCAAGTCATTTGTTTGCGAGCATAGCGCCTATTGGCAGTCTGCATATCCAAGATTGCTTGTTCATAACTAATTTCGTTTCTTAAATATGCAATAATTTCTTTTCCACCAATACATTTCAAAGCTTGTTTATTTGCATTATTATCATTCACTGCTAACGCTTCTTCGATTTCTTGGAAAAGACCTCGTTTACACAAATCCAAAACTCGCTGATTTAAAGCTTGATGTAAATCAGAACGTTCAGGATTCAAGCCAATTATAATAACTGGATTTTCAAAATATCAACCTTGACTATCCTTGATTAGATCGGACTTTCTTCCGTTATTTACAGAAATTACAGTGTTTGCCCTTAATAATCTTTGACGATTGTTGACGTGGATTTTTTTGGCTTCTTGAGGATCAACTAAATTTACTAAATTTCATAATTCAAGATTTGATAGTTTTTCAAATCCAAAATTTTCAGTTTTCAATGGCTCTTCTAAAAATTGATATTTTTTGAGTAAGGCATTAATATACAATCCCGTACCACCAACAATTACTGGAATTTTATTTTTTTTTAGTAAATCAGAAATTGTTTGACGACCTTTTTTTTGATAGTCAGCAACAGAATAACTGCCAGTGACAGGTTCAATAGAAAATAAATGGTGTTTGATATTTTGCATTTCACCAGCCATTATTTTGTTGGTTGCAATATCGGTTCCAGAAAAAATTTGAGTAGAATCGGAGTTAATGCATTCCCCTGAAAATTTTTTTGAAATCTCAACTGAAAGTGTTGTTTTACCAGAACCAGTTGGCCCTATTATTAAAATAATTGGAATTTTATTCATAAAAATCCTCATCTAAAAATTTCATTTCTAAAATGCCTATAAAGTTAAGTATCTTAGAAATAAAAATGCCTCCACCCGCTATAACCATGTATGAGATAAGAAGCATTCATTTATATAGCGGTTTTATTACACTCACACATACTTAAGAATAAACTTTGTATTCTTTGTGCTTTCGCACCCTTTTATTATACTATAATTTAAAACTTAATAAAAACAAAAGTTCATTTTTTGTTATGGCTTTATTTTAATAGTTAAATATTGAGTAAATAATTAACTAGTTCAGAGAAATTAAAAAAAATAGAAATTTAACTAAATTTCTATTTTAAAATTATTTAAATTTTCACCCACTTGGTGAAACACCAACTTGTTTCATATTAAAATCACTTCTATAATTAAAAGAAAATGAAATTTTTGCTGTTCCACTTTCTATACCAGATGAAAAGAAATGAACTCTCAATTGTGGATATAAATATTGATTTTCCATGCTGTTATAAAAATATACGTCTCCATCACTATTAAACATAATATTTTTCATAGGAGATGTATTTTGAAAACCATTCCATGAAAATACCAGAGAAAGTCCAAGGTTATTTAATCTTTCTGAGGCCTCTGGATTTGCAGCACCTATTAAATCTTGAAGGTAATCATCCGTTGGTAGTTGCTTGTCAACTAATTCATCTCAATTTTCTGGTTTATTTAAATAATAAATAAAATCTGGATTTGACTCCTCAGAATTTGTTCCATCAAAGTTGTAAAATGATTTAGTAAAAAAGTAAGCATCTTCTCAGAATTGGCCTTCTAACTCAGAAGTGTTATTTTTAGTGGTTTCTTGCTTAACAATTGCTGACATTTCAGGAAGTTCAAAATTATCATCTTCATAACTAATTTGTAAATCTAAAAAATCCACTCTGAAAAGAGCAATTGTTTTTTCTTCATTTTCGGGCTTAAAAGCAAATTTTGACCCTTGATTTTTAATTGAATAATCCAAATTACTTTTTCAAAGATTTAAATCTAAATTATAGGGATTGATACCCAAAGCCATTCCTTCATGCTTAGCTATTAGTTGATCAATGTTTTCAATTTCTTTTCTTTCTCTTTTATCAAAAAACTTACTATCCTTACTTTTGATGTCCTCTAAAAGAATTTTTTCCATTTCCTCATCACCTAGCAACGCACCTTTTAAGGTTGTTATTGGTTCGTTTGTTCGGTCTCAATCAAATTTAGGAGAGCTGTGAGCAGTAGAAGAGTCAGTCGAGTTATTCTGGTTAGCTCTGACTTTAAAATTTTCACCAACAAATTTAAATTTATCTCGATTAGTATCTGCAACTATTTGATTTAAAATTAAAGAAATTTGTGATTTAATTGTTTCATCTTCTGAAATTTGGTTTGCGGTCTGAGCTAAATCACCCTTATCACTTAGAACCTTAAAACTATTTGCGACTTCTTCGCTATTTATTTGCTTTTTATATTCTGTTTGAATCTCTTGAAAAACTTCAGCAACATCAACTTCTTCAAAAATTGACATTTGTGAGGTAAATGAAATTGTTTCAAAATCTTGACTTCCGATTCTATCTAAAAAATAAACATCACTTGAGATTTGAAATTGTATTGTAACAGCCTTGGCATTTTCTTTATGAATAAACTCTATTTTTTCAATTTCATAGCCATTTTTAATTGGTGACTGGTTGTCAATTAACAGCTGCTTGTAATTAACGTTGGCAACCACCTCGCTTTGAACTTCGTTTTCAATTGATTTTCAATTAACTAAATTTTCAATCGCTGATTTAATATTTTGATAATAATCGCTTTCAGGATTATTGAAATCATCAAGTTTTTCAACAAACTCCTCATAATCATATTCAAATGGATTATTTTCTTTCTTAATAAAGAAAAATTTATCAAAATCATTTTTTAAGTTTTGTTGAAAAATATCATTAACAGCTTCGATCATAAGTTGTTTTTGACGTTCAAAGTCATAATCATCAACTACTCTGTCTTTGTTGCGCCCACAAGCAATTGTATTTAACGGAACTGAGACAATCATTGATGATACAGCCAAAATTGATAATAGTTTTTTCATGATAAAGTTTTCCCCTCTTGTTTTTTAATTATGATAATATCTTTATAAATAATAACATAAATCAA
Coding sequences:
- a CDS encoding tRNA (cytidine(34)-2'-O)-methyltransferase; the encoded protein is MSRKINIILFEPEIADNVGAIFRTASLTNSVLHLIEPFGFIFDKRNFARSSANTFEGVEYFKYDNWDDFITQRPNVKPFCLSRYGQKPLSDFNFQEINEEIFLMFGKESTGIPKIILQENLEQVFRIPMVATGRSLNIANTVGIATYEVLRQWDYLDLSKVEVQNGADFLTKK
- the rdgB gene encoding RdgB/HAM1 family non-canonical purine NTP pyrophosphatase, producing MKKTIWVATQNSGKIEDFKNLLPQYQIKSLLDLPTPIEIPEDFLTFEENALFKAQTLSSIINEPVIADDSGLQIDSLQGFPGVHSARWADPIKDWKIINEKLLQKMRENNLVDMSQRQARFITVIAYYDSKLALQKTFRGEVEGEILPQQIGEFGFGYDPIFKPNGQQKSFAQMRLEEKNLYSHRSVACSKLKQFLTN
- a CDS encoding phosphotransferase, with the translated sequence MKKIVFLELGLTNSTYLENNLFVKKSNFIVDNFLDRKNEYQVLKEIKANPQNFLLTPVEFGIKNGLFVSKFDYFQEAQTFEQLPINDEAISKVVDALQKLHQLPADNPKIKTFNFKKMMSFFEKNTHEVIYDVTEFRPTIDIFLETNLIEKCVLTHNDLVPGNFLFIDEELKIIDYDYMCYNDPLFDLASFISETLKQNPIWTRQFLKPFNLSVIDFKKLTNYIFYQNYLWLYWSMYMLERTKNEVFRKIADEKYQQLKNTKIT
- a CDS encoding DxFTY motif-containing membrane protein; translation: MQENEQKKAGIKNMHFMNEFNADRTPFIISFAWLFIEAIIPALLVWLLMGKEFNFSFYNQLANPKSLWVVLACLLVIFWSIFSTTIIFILKGHRSDNFTFALITSVVLTSFIYNGLWLGSTPVEWFLKIILAVVGLFLSAVLGTMLTAFARNKENKIRENHQIMFEAFKNNEPIPNKQLLKMRRYEAKLTKKELDQKELLAFQSELKQKLDQEILIKEELRKKEQLQREQILEELEKQKAEKKNKKNTK
- the miaA gene encoding tRNA (adenosine(37)-N6)-dimethylallyltransferase MiaA; its protein translation is MNKIPIILIIGPTGSGKTTLSVEISKKFSGECINSDSTQIFSGTDIATNKIMAGEMQNIKHHLFSIEPVTGSYSVADYQKKGRQTISDLLKKNKIPVIVGGTGLYINALLKKYQFLEEPLKTENFGFEKLSNLELWNLVNLVDPQEAKKIHVNNRQRLLRANTVISVNNGRKSDLIKDSQGWYFENPVIIIGLNPERSDLHQALNQRVLDLCKRGLFQEIEEALAVNDNNANKQALKCIGGKEIIAYLRNEISYEQAILDMQTANRRYARKQMTWFKNQLSGVKWFEYRLSDYQKTSQEIIDYLEIAIDGLKSEKK